TGATCGGCCTGGTATCCGAAGACGGCAGCATGACCAAGGACGACCTGGCCAACTACATCGTCTCCAACATGCAGGACCCGATCTCGCGGACCGCAGGCGTGGGCGACTTCCAGGTGTTCGGTGCGCAGTACGCCATGCGTATCTGGCTGGATCCGGCCAAGCTGAACAAGTTCCAGCTGACCCCGGTCGACGTGCGCACCGCGGTCGCCGCGCAGAACGTGCAGGTATCCTCCGGCCAGCTCGGCGGCCTGCCGGCACTGCCAGGTACCCAGCTCAACGCCACCATCATCGGCAAGACCCGTCTGCAGACCGCCGAGCAGTTCGAGAAGATCCTGCTCAAGGTCAATGCCGATGGTTCCCAGGTACGCCTGGGCGACGTGGCCCAGGTTGGCCTTGGCGGCGAAAACTACGCCATCAGCGCCCAGTACAACGGCAAGCCGGCCTCGGGCCTGGCGGTCAAGCTGGCCACCGGCGCCAACGCCCTGGATACCGCCAAGGCGCTGCGCACGACCATCAGCGACCTGGAGCCGTTCTTCCCACCGGGGGTGAAGGCCGTATTCCCGTATGACACCACCCCGGTGGTCACCGAATCGATCAGCGGGGTGATCCACACCCTGATCGAAGCCGTGGTCCTGGTGTTCCTGGTGATGTACCTGTTCCTGCAGAACTTCCGCGCCACCATCATCACCACCATGACCGTACCGGTGGTATTGCTGGGTACCTTCGGCATCCTCGCCGCCGCCGGCTTCAGCATCAACACCCTGACCATGTTCGCCATGGTCCTGGCCATCGGCCTGCTGGTGGACGATGCCATCGTCGTGGTGGAGAACGTCGAGCGGGTGATGTCCGAGGAAGGATTGCCGCCCAAGGAAGCGACCAAGCGCTCCATGGAGCAGATCCAGGGCGCCCTGGTGGGTATCGCCCTGGTCCTGTCGGCGGTACTGCTGCCGATGGCCTTCTTCGGCGGTTCCACCGGTGTGATCTATCGCCAGTTCTCCATCACCATCGTCTCGGCCATGGGCCTGTCGGTGCTGGTGGCGCTGATCTTCACCCCGGCCCTGTGCGCCACCATGCTCAAGCCGCTGAAGAAGGGCGAGCACCATGTGGCCAAGCGCGGCTTCTTCGGCTGGTTCAACCGCAACTTCGACCGCAGCGTCGTCGGCTACGAGCGTAGCGTCGGCACCATCCTGCGCAACAAGATCCCGTTCCTGCTGGCCTACGCGCTGATCGTGGTCGGCATGATCTGGCTGTTCGCTCGTATCCCCACCGCATTCCTGCCGGAAGAAGACCAGGGCGTGCTGTTCGCCCAGGTGCAGACCCCGGCCGGCTCCAGTGCCGAGCGCACCCAGGTGGTGGTCGACCAGATGCGCGAGTACCTGCTCGACAAGGAAGCCGACACCGTGGCATCGGTGTTCACCGTCAACGGCTTCAACTTCGCCGGTCGTGGCCAGAGTTCGGGCATGGCGTTCATCATGCTCAAGCCATGGGGCGAGCGCTCGAAGGAGAACAGCGTGTTCGCCCTCGCCCAGCGCGCGCAGATGCACTTCTTCAGCTTCCGCGACGCGATGGTGTTCGCCTTCGCCCCGCCGGCGGTGCTCGAACTGGGTAACGCCACCGGCTTCGACGTGTTCCTCCAGGACCGCGCCGGGGTCGGCCATGCGAAGCTGATGGAAGCGCGCAACCAGTTCCTGGCCAAGGCCGCGCAGAGCAAGATCCTCAGCGCCGTGCGTCCGAACGGCCTGAACGACGAGCCGCAGTACCAGCTGACCATCGACGACGAACGCGCCAGCGCCCTGGGCGTGACCATCGCCGATATCAACAACACCCTGTCGATTGCCCTCGGCGGTAGCTACGTCAACGACTTCATCGACCGTGGCCGGGTCAAGAAGGTCTACATCCAGGGTGCGCCAAATGCCCGGATGAGCCCGGAAGACCTGCAGAAGTGGTACGTGCGCAACGGCAAGGGCGAGATGGTGCCATTCTCCTCCTTCGCCAAGGGCGAGTGGAGCTATGGCTCGCCGAAACTGTCGCGCTACAACGGCGTGGAAGCGGTCGAGATCCTCGGCACCCCGGCGCCGGGCTACAGTACCGGTGAGGCCATGGCCGAAGTCGAGCGCATCGCCGGCGAACTGCCAACCGGCATCGGTTACTCCTGGACCGGCATGTCCTACGAGGAAAAACTCTCCGGCTCGCAGATGCCGGCGCTGTTCGCCCTCTCGGTGCTGTTCGTGTTCCTCTGCCTGGCGGCGCTGTACGAGAGCTGGTCGATCCCGATCGCGGTCGTGCTGGTGGTGCCGCTGGGTATCATCGGTGCCCTGCTAGCCACCAGCCTGCGCGGCTTGTCCAACGACGTGTACTTCCTGGTCGGCCTGCTCACCACCATCGGCCTGGCGGCGAAGAACGCCATCCTGATCGTCGAGTTCGCCAAGGAGCTGCACGAACAGGGCAAAAGCCTGTACGACGCGGCCATCGAGGCCTGCCGTATGCGTCTGCGCCCGATCATCATGACCTCGCTGGCGTTCATCCTCGGCGTGGTACCGTTGACCATCGCCAGTGGCGCTGGCGCCGGCAGCCAGCACGCCATCGGCACCGGTGTGATCGGCGGCATGATCAGCGCCACCGTGCTGGCCATCTTCTGGGTACCGCTATTCTTCGTCGCAGTGTCGTCGCTGTTCGGCAGCAAAGAGCCGAAAGAACACGCCACCCCTGAAACTCCACGTTATGAGGCTGGGCAATGACCAAGTCTTTGTTGTCCCTGGCGGTAACCGCCTTCATCCTCGGCGGTTGCTCGCTGATCCCCGACTACCAGACGCCAGAGGCGCCGGTGGCCGCGCAGTGGCCGCAAGGCCCTGCGTACTCGCCGACCCAATCGGCCGACGTCGCCGCAGCCGAACAGGGCTGGCGCCAGTTCTTCCACGACCCGGCGCTGCAGCAACTGATCCAGACGTCGCTGGAAAACAACCGCGACCTGCGGGTCGCGGCGTTGAACATCGACGCCTACCGCGCGCAGTACCGCATCCAGCGCGCCGACCTGCTGCCAGCGGTTTCCGCCAATGGCAGCGGCAGCCGCCAACGGGTGCCGGCGAACATGTCGCAGACCGGCGAGGCGAACATCACCAGCCAGTACTCGGCCACCCTGGGTGTCAGCGCCTATGAGCTGGACCTGTTCGGCCGGGTGCGCAGCCTGACCCAGCAGGCCCTGGAAACCTACCTGTCCAGCGAACAGGCGCGCCGCTCCACGCAGATCAGCCTGGTGGCCAGCGTGGCCAACGCCTATTACACCTGGCAGGCCGACCAGGCGCTGCTGAAGCTGACCGAGGAAACGCTCAAGACGTACGAAGAGAGCTACAACCTGACCCGCCGCAGCAATGAGGTGGGCGTGGCCTCGGCCCTGGACCTGAGCCAGGCGCGCACTGCCGTCGAAGGCGCTCGCGTCAAGCTGTCGCAGTACCAGCGCCTGGTCGCCCAGGACCTGAACAGCCTCACCGTGCTGGTAGGTACCGGCGTGCCGGCCAACCTGCCCAAGCCGCTGGAGCTCAATGCCGACCAGCTGGCCGAAGTGCCGGCCGGCCTGCCGTCCGACATCCTGCAGCGCCGCCCCGACATCCAGGAGGCCGAGCACCTGCTCAAGGCCGCCAACGCCAACATCGGCGCGGCCCGGGCCGCGTTCTTCCCGAGCATCAGCCTGACCGCCAACGCCGGTACTCTGAGCCCGGATATGGGCGGGCTGTTCAAGGGCGGTTCGGGCACCTGGCTGTTCCAGCCGCAGATCAACCTGCCGATCTTCAACGCCGGCAGCCTGCGGGCCAGCCTGGACTACTCGAAGATCCAGAAGGACATCAACGTCGCCAAGTACGAAAAGACCATCCAGACCGCCTTCCAGGAAGTCGCCGATGGCCTGGCCGCACGCAAGACGTTCGAAGAGCAGTTGCAGGCCCAGCGTGACCTGGTGGCCGCCAACCAGGACTACTACCGCCTGGCCGAGCGCCGCTACCGCATCGGTATCGACAGCAACCTGACCTTCCTCGATGCCCAGCGCAACCTGTTCAGCGCCCAGCAGTCGTTGATCGGTGATCGCCTGTCGCAGTTGGTCAGCGAGGTCAACCTGTACAAGGCCCTCGGCGGCGGCTGGTACGAGCAGACCCAGCAGCAGGCTTCGATCCAGACACCGAAAGGCTGACTGGACCGCTGACAGCATCAAGCCCACCCTTGCGGTGGGCTTTTTGTTGCGCGGTCACATTGCGTTCGATAACCGCCCCGTTCCGCTTGCAACGAATTGCCTAGCCCCCACCCTCCCCCGCACCATCGCCCCCGCAACGTTGCACAAGTTCTCTCTAAAGACGCCTTTCCCTGCGGCCCGCACCCGCAGAGACCCGGCTCGCCCAATAAAAACAAGAGATCCACGACAGATGAGCACTTTGCAACCCGCACGCCAGCTGCTGCCCGGCCTGTTGGCCCTGTCCTGCGCCCTGCCCGGCGTGGCCGCCGAAGGTGGCTTCCTGGAAGACGCCAAGGCCAGCCTCAACCTGCGCAACTTCTACATCAACCGCAACTTCATCGACCCGGCCAACCCCCAGGGCAAGGCCGAGGAATGGACCCAGAGCTTCATTCTCGACGCCCGCTCCGGCTTTACCCAGGGCACCGTCGGTTTCGGCATCGATGTGCTGGGGCTGTACTCGATCAAGCTCGATGGCGGCAAGGGTACAGCCGGCACCCACCTGCTGCCGGTGCATGACGACGGTCGCCCGGCGGACGATTTCGGCCGCCTGGGGGTGGCGTTCAAGACGCGCCTGTCGCAGACCGAACTCAAAGTCGGCGAGTGGATGCCGGTGCTGCCGATCCTGCGTTCGGACGATGGCCGCTCGCTGCCACAGACGTTCCGTGGCGGTCAGCTCACCTCGAAGGAGATCGACGGCCTGACCCTGTACGCCGGCCAGTTCCGCGGCAACAGCCCGCGCAACGATGCGAGCATGGAAGACATGTTCATGCAGGGGCGCGCTGGTATCACCTCCGACCGCTTCAACTTCGCCGGCGGCGAATACAGCTTCAACGACAAGCACACGATGGTCGGTCTGTGGGACGCCCGGCTGAAAGACATCTATCGCCAGCAGTACCTGAACCTGGTGCATAGCCAGCCGTTGGGCGATTGGACCCTGGGCGCCAACCTCGGCTACTTCCTCGGCAAGGAGGATGGCAGCGCACGCGCCGGCGACCTGGACAACCGTACCGCCTCGGCCATGCTCTCGGCGCGCTACCGGGGCCACACCTTCTATGTCGGCCTGCAGAAGGTCAGTGGCGACGACGCCTGGATGCGGGTCAACGGCACAAGTGGCGGCACGCTGGCCAACGACAGTTACAACGCCAGCTTCGACAACGCCAAGGAGCGCTCCTGGCAACTGCGTCACGACTTCAATTTCGTCACCGTCGGCATCCCCGGCCTGACCTTGATGAACCGCTACATCAAAGGCGACAACGTGCATGCCGGGGGAGCGGACGATGGCAAGGAATGGGCCCGGGAGACCGAGCTGGCCTATGTGGTGCAGGCCGGGACGTTCAAGGACCTGTCGGTAAAATGGCGCAACTCGACCATGCGCAGGGATTTCAGCAGCAACGCGTTCGATGAGAACCGCTTGATCGTCAGCTATCCGTTGAACCTGCTATAGCAGATCCGGCCTCATCGCGGATTTGCCCACGATGAGGCCGGGCAATCCAATAAAGAACAAAAATGAATATACAAAGCAAATAACATTCTTTGACGGCATAAGCATCGAGCCGCTAAAACCCAGCTTCAGCCTCGCACCAGAGCCCGAGCATGGACCTCCGCCAACTGCGCTATTTCATCGCACTCACCGAATACCGCAGTTTCGTCCGCGCCGCCGACGCCATGGGTATCACCCAACCCGCCTTCAGCCGCGCAATCCAGAACCTCGAACATACCTTTGGCTGTGCCCTGGTCGATCGCGCCAGCAAGGCATTGCCCCCCACCCCCGAGGGCCAGGTGGTGTTGCAACATGCCCGTCGCCTGGTCCAGGGCGCCGCGCAACTGAACAACGACGTCCTGCAGATGACCAAGCTCGATGCCGGAGAGCTGCGCTTCGGCAGCGGCCCGGCCCTGGCCGTACGCCTGGTGCCCCAGGCCCTGCACCATTTCATCGGGGCTCATCCCGGCATCCGCACCGACTTGCTGGTGGACAATGCCGAGCGCCTGGGACAGGCACTGCGTCGCGAGCAGATCGAGTTTTTCGTCGATGACGTGCGGCCCTTCGAGGCCGATCCCAACTTCCACACCGAGGCACTGTCCCCACGCCCAGGCCTGTTCTTCTGCCGCCCCGGGCACCCATTGCTGGCCAAGGACAGCCTGTCGACCAACGACCTGTTCGCCTACCCGCTGGCCAGCGCCCTGCTGGCCCCCGGCGTGCGCAAACGCCTGGCCAATCTCAGCGGACGCACCGACTTCACCCCGCACCTGCAGACCGAGCACCTGGCGGTGTTGCGCAGCGTGGTGCTGGCCAGCGACGCCATCGGCACGGCCAGTGAGGAAGCGGTGGCCGAGGACTTGGCCGCCGGCAACCTGGTACGCCTGCACTGGCGCAACCTGCCGCCGGGCCTGGAAGTGCTCAGCGTGTACTGCGGGATCATCAGCCGCAGCGGCCAGCGCCTGTCACCGGCGGCGCGGGCAATGATCGACACCCTGGTCAGCCTGGATGCTGCCCCATCGCCCGCAGACGTGGCGCATCGACAATCTCCACCTCGCCATAGCCCAGGCGCACCACGCCGTCCTGTTCGAGGCTCCTGAGGATCTGGTTGATGGTCTGGCGCGACAGCGACAGCATCAAGGCCAGCTGTTCCTGGGACACCTGCAAGCGCCATTGGGCGACATCGCGCTCACCATAGCCTTCGGCCATCTGCAACAGCCGTTGCGCCACCCGCGGCGCGGCGGCCAGCAGGCTCTGCTGCTCGAGGGCGACGAACACCCAGCGTAACTTGTGGCTCATCAACAGGGCCAGGTCGCGCCAGTGTTCTGGCTCGCACGCCAACCATTCCAGCAACGGCGCCTGGGGAATCCACAGCAGGCGTGTCGGCCCCTCGGCATAGGCATCATGGGTGCGCGGCTGGCCATCGAACAGGCTGATCTCGCCGAACCAGTGGGGTGACTCGACCAGCGTCAGCAACGCCTCCTTGCCTGCGCTGCTGACCGCCCCGACCCGCATCGCCCCTTCGAGTACCGCATACAGGCCACACGGCGCATCGCCGCGCTGGAACAGGCGCTGCCCCGCGGCCAGCTCACGCAAACGGCCCAGGGCCAGCAGACTATCCTGAACGGTAACGGGCAACTGCCGGAACCATTGGCCATGCAGCAGCTGAGTACGCGGATCGTGCATGGCACCTCGCAAAGCGAACTCTGTCGGCCAGGCGACAGACGACGATGAATGAACAGGGGCAAGCTGTGCTCACCCCTGATGGAGGAACAACAATGAAAAACCTCGTCGAGCATCTGAGTCAATACGCGGCCTACCACCGCGATCCACGCAACATCGCCACCCACTTCATCGGCATTCCGCTGATCGTGCTGGCCGTGGCCGTGCTGCTGTCACGCCCGGGCTGGGACGTGGTGGGCCTCTGGCTGTCGCCGGCACTGCTGCTGGCGATCTGGTCGGTGTGGTTCTACCTGCGCCTGGACCTGCGCTTCGGCCTGGTGATGGGCCTGCTGCTGGGCTTGTGCCTGTGGGCCGGCCAGGCGCTGGCCGTGCAGAGTACCGGGCTGTGGCTGAGCGCCGGTCTGGGAGCATTCGTGGTGGGCTGGATCATCCAGTTCGTCGGACATGCCTACGAAGGGCGCAAGCCGGCATTCGTCGATGACCTGAGCGGGCTGATCGTCGGGCCGCTGTTCGTGGTGGCGGAGCTGGCGTTCATGGCTGGGCTGTGCGGCGAGCTGAAAAAGGCCGTGGAGGCCAATGCCGGGCCTGTCGCCGTTCGCCAGAAGAAAGCCGCAGTATGACGGTGGCATTGCGTATTCCTCATCGCTGGCAAGCCAGCTCCCACAAGAGCAGCTGATGCCGGTCCCTGTGGGAGCTGGCTTGCCAGCGATGAAGGCGACACCAATTCACCTCACTGCCGCGACTCAACCCCCAACTCATCCCACACCGACTCGGCCAGGTGAAACGTGGCATTGGCTGCCGGGATCCCGCAGTAGATCGCGCTCTGCATGATCACTTCCTTGATCTCTTCCCGCGTCACGCCATTGTTGGCGGCCGCGCGCAGGTGCAGCTTGAGTTCGTCGTTGCGGTTCATGCCGATCAGCATGGCGATGGTGATCAAGCTGCGAGTGTGCCGGGGCAGGCCGGGGCGGGTCCAGATATCGCCCCAGGCGTGCCGGGTGATCATCTCCTGGAACTCGCCGTTGAAGTCGTTGAGCTTCTCCAGGCTGCGGTCGACATGGGCATCGCCGAGCACCGCACGGCGTACCTGCATGCCCGCCTCGTAGCGTTGTTTCTCGTCCACGGTGTATTCCTCAAAGGCTCAGCAGGAAGTCGAGCACTCGGCGGCTGAATGGCGCGCCAATCTCGACGTTGGACAGGTGCGCGGCCGGGAACTCGACATATTCGGCACCGAGGATTCCAGTTTGCATGAAGCGACCGTGCTCGGGGGTGGTCACCGCATCGGCGCAGCCGGCAACGATCAGCGTCGGCACCTGGATAGCGTTGAGCTGGTCTCGGAAGTCGGCATCGCGCACTGCGGCGCAGTTGGCGGCGTAGCCTTCGGGCGAGGTCTGCGCCAACATCTGGCAGATGCGCAAGGTCCGTTCCGGTTCGGCGGCGGCGAACGCCGGGGTAAACCAGCGAGCGATGGAAGCATCGCGCAAATCGGCCATGGCCTGCCGGCCGCCCGCGAGCACAGTGTCGATACGGCTGTTCCACACCTCGTCATTGCCGATCTTCGCCGCGGTATTGCACAAGGTCAGGCTGAGCAGGCGGCTGCCGGCATTGATGCCCAGCCACTGACCGATCAACCCGCCCATGGACAGGCCGATGAAGTGGGCTTTTTCGATGTCCAGCGCATCGAGCATCGCCAGCACGTCGTGACCCAGTTGCTCGATGCTGTAAGGGCCCTCGGTGACCAGCGATTGGCCATGGCCACGGGTGTCGTAGCGCAATACACGGAAGTGCTCGGTCCACGTCGGGATCTGCGCATCCCACATCTGCAGGTCGGTGCCCAACGAGTTGGACAAGACCAGCACCGGGGCATCGGCCGGGCCGTCGAGTCGGTAATGCAATGCGCCATCGGCCAGTTGCACATGTGCCACAGCGGTCTCCTTTCAGGCAGTGAAACGTTGATGTTCGGCTACGGCGCGCGCCACCCAGACGCGGGCCTGGCCCAGGTAATGGGTGGGGTCGAGCAGACGGTCGAGCTCTTCGCCGGACAACTCGGCGTTGACCTGCGGTTCATCGCCGAGCACGGCACGCAGATGGCGTCCTTCGGCCACGGCGCGCTGGCAGCACTGCTCCAGCAGGTGATGGGCACGGTCGCGGCCCAGGCGCTGGGCGAGGACGATGCTGACCGCCTCGGCCAGCACCAGGCCCTGGGTGAGGTCGAGGTTGCGGCGCATGCGCTCGGCGTCCACTTCCATGCCTTCGGCGATCACCTGGGCCTGGCGCAGGGCGCCGGAGACCAGGCAGCAGATCTCCGGCAGAGTTTCCCACTCGGCGTGCCACAGGCCGAGGCTGCGTTCGTGCTCCTGGGGCATCGCGCTGAACAAGGTCGAGAGCAGCCCGGGCACCCGGGTGGCGGCGCCGATCAGCACCGCCGCCCCGACCGGATTGCGCTTGTGCGGCATGGTCGAGGAACCGCCTTTGCCCGGCGCGGCAGGCTCGAACAACTCGCCCGCCTCGGTCTGCATCAGCAGGCTGACGTCACGGCCAAACTTGCCCAGGCTACCGGCGACCAGGCCCAGTACCGAGGCGAACTCCACCAGGCGGTCACGCTGGGTGTGCCACGGTTGTTCGGGCAAGGACAGCTTCAGTTGCGCGGCCAGGGCCTCGGCCACCGGCAGCGCTTTGCTGCCCAGCGCCGCCAGGCTGCCGGAAGCGCCACCGAACTGCAGCACCAGCAGGCGCGGGCGCAGTTCCTTGAGGCGTTGCCGATGGCGAGTCAGGGCGCCAAGCACACCGGCCAGCTTCATGCCCAGCGTCACCGGCGTGGCATGCTGCAGCCAGGTCCGCCCCACCAGCGGCGTGTCGGCATGTTGCAATGCCTGACGCGCCAGGGTGTCGGCCAGCTTGCCCAGATCGCTTTCGAGCAACCCCAGGGCATCGCGCAGTTGCAGCACCAGGCCGCTGTCCATCGCATCCTGGCTGGTGGCGCCCAGGTGTACGTAGCGCTCGGCTTCGGCCACGCCACTGGCGACCACCTTGCCCAGGGCCTTGACCAGCGGGATCGCCGAATTGCCGGCCACCGCGATGGCCTCGGCCAGCGCCCGGGCATCGTAGCGCTCGGCCTTGCAGGCCGCCTCGATGGCAGTCACCGCCGTGTGCGGCACCAGCCCGGCGGCCGCTTCGGCGCGGGCCAGGGCCGCCTCGAAGTCGAGCATGCCCTGTAACCGGCCCCGGTCGGAGAAAACCTCGCGCATGGCCGGGGCGGTGAAGTAGGCGTCGAACAGTTGGTTGCTCATGCAACGTCCTTAGTGATCGTGGTGCAGGTACGCCGCCTGCTTCGGCAGGCGCAGGCTGAACAGGAAAGCCACCGCCATCATGGCGGTCACGTACCAGTAGAAGGTGTTCTCCATCCCCAAGGTTTTCAAGCCCAGTGCCACGTATTCGGCCGAGCCGCCGAACACCGCGTTGGCCACGGCGTAGGCCAGCCCCACGCCCAATGCGCGAACCTGTGGCGGGAACATCTCGGCCTTCACCAGGCCGCTGATGGAGGTGTAGAAGCTGACAATGCACAAGGCCAGGGTAACCAGCACGAAGGCCATGAACGGGCTGGTCACGGTCTTCAGCGCCATCAGCAAGGGGACGGTGAATAGCGTCCCCAGTGCGCCGAAAAGCAGCATCGAATTACGCCGACCGATGCGGTCGGAGAGCATGCCGAACAGCGGCTGCAGGATCATGAACAGGAACAGCGCGCCGGTCATGACGAAACTGGCACTCTTGGCGTTCATGCCGGCGGTGTTGACCAGGTACTTCTGCATGTAGGTGGTGAAGGTATAGAAGATCAGCGAGCCACCGGCGGTATAACCCAGCACGGTGATGAACGCGGCGGCATGATTGCGGAACAACCCGCTGATGCTGCCGGCATCCTTGTCCTGGCGGGTCTCGGCGCTGCTGGTCTCTTTCAGCGAACGGCGCAGCATCAGCGAAATCAACGCGGCGATGGCACCGACCACGAACGGGATGCGCCAGCCGTAGGCGCGCAGTTCCTCCTCGGTGAGCAGTTGCTGCAGGATCACCACCACCAGCACCGCCAGCAACTGGCCGCCGATCAGGGTGACGTACTGGAACGAGGCGAAGAAACCGCGCTGGCCGCGCAGCGCCACTTCACTCATGTAGGTGGCGGTGGTGCCGTACTCACCGCCCACCGACAGCCCCTGGATCAGCCGCGCCAGCAACAACAGCGCCGGCGCCCAGGTGCCGATGCTGGCGTAGGTGGGCAGGCAGGCGATGATCAACGAGCCGCCGCACATCATCAGTACCGAGATCATCAGCGAGTTCTTGCGCCCGTGACGGTCGGCCAGACGGCCGAAGATCCAGCCGCCGATAGGGCGCATCAGGAAGCCCGCAGCGAACACGCCGGCGGTGTTGAGCAACTGCACCGTGGGGTCGTCGGAGGGGAAGAAGGCCGGGGCGAAGTAGATGGCGCAGAAGGCGTAGACATAGAAGTCGAACCATTCCACCAGGTTGCCCGACGAGGCGCCGACGATGGCGAAGATACGCTTGCTGCGTTCTTCGCCGGTGTAATAGCTGGAAGTCATGGTTTATTACTCCTGGGAGGTCACTGCAAAGTCTAGACATACCCAGTAATAGTCTCGTTCCACAGAAGGCCTGATCGCGGGGCAGGTCAAACCCGCTCGATGGCCAATGCCAGGCCCTGACCGACGCCCACGCACATGGTTGCCAGCCCTTTGCGCCCACCGCTCCTCTCCAACTGGTGCAACGCCGTCAGCACCAGCCGTGCCCCGCTCATGCCCAGCGGATGCCCCAGGGCGATGGCGCCACCGTTGGGGTTCACCTGTGGCGCATCGTCCGCCACACCGAGCTCGCGCAGCACCGCCAGCCCCTGGCTGGCGAACGCCTCATTGAGCTCGATGACATCGAAATCACTCACCGCCATGCCCAGACGCTCGGTCAGTTTGCGCACCGCCGGCACCGGGCCGATGCCCATCACCCGCGGCGCCACGCCGGCACTGGACATGCCCAACACCCGGGCCCGTGGGGTCAGGCCATGTTTCTTCACCGCCTCGGCCGAGGCCAGGATCAGTGCGGCGGCGCCATCGTTGACGCCCGAGGCATTGCCTGCGGTAACCGTATGCTCCGGGCCATTGACCGGTCTGAGTCTGCTCAACGCCTCTAGCGTGGTGTCCGGGCGCAGGTGCTCGTCCTGCTCGACCACGGTCTCGCCCTTCTTGTGCCGGATACGCACCGGCACGATCTCTTCGGCAAAGTAACCGGCAGCC
This sequence is a window from Pseudomonas maumuensis. Protein-coding genes within it:
- the ttgB gene encoding multidrug efflux RND transporter permease subunit TtgB, producing the protein MSKFFIDRPIFAWVIALVIMLVGALSILKLPINQYPSIAPPAIAISVTYPGASAQTVQDTVVQVIEQQLNGIDNLRYVSSESNSDGSMTITATFEQGTNSDTAQVQVQNKLNLATPLLPQEVQQQGIRVTKAVKNFLLVIGLVSEDGSMTKDDLANYIVSNMQDPISRTAGVGDFQVFGAQYAMRIWLDPAKLNKFQLTPVDVRTAVAAQNVQVSSGQLGGLPALPGTQLNATIIGKTRLQTAEQFEKILLKVNADGSQVRLGDVAQVGLGGENYAISAQYNGKPASGLAVKLATGANALDTAKALRTTISDLEPFFPPGVKAVFPYDTTPVVTESISGVIHTLIEAVVLVFLVMYLFLQNFRATIITTMTVPVVLLGTFGILAAAGFSINTLTMFAMVLAIGLLVDDAIVVVENVERVMSEEGLPPKEATKRSMEQIQGALVGIALVLSAVLLPMAFFGGSTGVIYRQFSITIVSAMGLSVLVALIFTPALCATMLKPLKKGEHHVAKRGFFGWFNRNFDRSVVGYERSVGTILRNKIPFLLAYALIVVGMIWLFARIPTAFLPEEDQGVLFAQVQTPAGSSAERTQVVVDQMREYLLDKEADTVASVFTVNGFNFAGRGQSSGMAFIMLKPWGERSKENSVFALAQRAQMHFFSFRDAMVFAFAPPAVLELGNATGFDVFLQDRAGVGHAKLMEARNQFLAKAAQSKILSAVRPNGLNDEPQYQLTIDDERASALGVTIADINNTLSIALGGSYVNDFIDRGRVKKVYIQGAPNARMSPEDLQKWYVRNGKGEMVPFSSFAKGEWSYGSPKLSRYNGVEAVEILGTPAPGYSTGEAMAEVERIAGELPTGIGYSWTGMSYEEKLSGSQMPALFALSVLFVFLCLAALYESWSIPIAVVLVVPLGIIGALLATSLRGLSNDVYFLVGLLTTIGLAAKNAILIVEFAKELHEQGKSLYDAAIEACRMRLRPIIMTSLAFILGVVPLTIASGAGAGSQHAIGTGVIGGMISATVLAIFWVPLFFVAVSSLFGSKEPKEHATPETPRYEAGQ
- a CDS encoding AdeC/AdeK/OprM family multidrug efflux complex outer membrane factor; its protein translation is MTKSLLSLAVTAFILGGCSLIPDYQTPEAPVAAQWPQGPAYSPTQSADVAAAEQGWRQFFHDPALQQLIQTSLENNRDLRVAALNIDAYRAQYRIQRADLLPAVSANGSGSRQRVPANMSQTGEANITSQYSATLGVSAYELDLFGRVRSLTQQALETYLSSEQARRSTQISLVASVANAYYTWQADQALLKLTEETLKTYEESYNLTRRSNEVGVASALDLSQARTAVEGARVKLSQYQRLVAQDLNSLTVLVGTGVPANLPKPLELNADQLAEVPAGLPSDILQRRPDIQEAEHLLKAANANIGAARAAFFPSISLTANAGTLSPDMGGLFKGGSGTWLFQPQINLPIFNAGSLRASLDYSKIQKDINVAKYEKTIQTAFQEVADGLAARKTFEEQLQAQRDLVAANQDYYRLAERRYRIGIDSNLTFLDAQRNLFSAQQSLIGDRLSQLVSEVNLYKALGGGWYEQTQQQASIQTPKG
- a CDS encoding OprD family porin, with translation MSTLQPARQLLPGLLALSCALPGVAAEGGFLEDAKASLNLRNFYINRNFIDPANPQGKAEEWTQSFILDARSGFTQGTVGFGIDVLGLYSIKLDGGKGTAGTHLLPVHDDGRPADDFGRLGVAFKTRLSQTELKVGEWMPVLPILRSDDGRSLPQTFRGGQLTSKEIDGLTLYAGQFRGNSPRNDASMEDMFMQGRAGITSDRFNFAGGEYSFNDKHTMVGLWDARLKDIYRQQYLNLVHSQPLGDWTLGANLGYFLGKEDGSARAGDLDNRTASAMLSARYRGHTFYVGLQKVSGDDAWMRVNGTSGGTLANDSYNASFDNAKERSWQLRHDFNFVTVGIPGLTLMNRYIKGDNVHAGGADDGKEWARETELAYVVQAGTFKDLSVKWRNSTMRRDFSSNAFDENRLIVSYPLNLL
- a CDS encoding LysR family transcriptional regulator; this translates as MDLRQLRYFIALTEYRSFVRAADAMGITQPAFSRAIQNLEHTFGCALVDRASKALPPTPEGQVVLQHARRLVQGAAQLNNDVLQMTKLDAGELRFGSGPALAVRLVPQALHHFIGAHPGIRTDLLVDNAERLGQALRREQIEFFVDDVRPFEADPNFHTEALSPRPGLFFCRPGHPLLAKDSLSTNDLFAYPLASALLAPGVRKRLANLSGRTDFTPHLQTEHLAVLRSVVLASDAIGTASEEAVAEDLAAGNLVRLHWRNLPPGLEVLSVYCGIISRSGQRLSPAARAMIDTLVSLDAAPSPADVAHRQSPPRHSPGAPRRPVRGS
- a CDS encoding Crp/Fnr family transcriptional regulator, whose product is MHDPRTQLLHGQWFRQLPVTVQDSLLALGRLRELAAGQRLFQRGDAPCGLYAVLEGAMRVGAVSSAGKEALLTLVESPHWFGEISLFDGQPRTHDAYAEGPTRLLWIPQAPLLEWLACEPEHWRDLALLMSHKLRWVFVALEQQSLLAAAPRVAQRLLQMAEGYGERDVAQWRLQVSQEQLALMLSLSRQTINQILRSLEQDGVVRLGYGEVEIVDAPRLRAMGQHPG
- a CDS encoding DUF962 domain-containing protein, whose amino-acid sequence is MKNLVEHLSQYAAYHRDPRNIATHFIGIPLIVLAVAVLLSRPGWDVVGLWLSPALLLAIWSVWFYLRLDLRFGLVMGLLLGLCLWAGQALAVQSTGLWLSAGLGAFVVGWIIQFVGHAYEGRKPAFVDDLSGLIVGPLFVVAELAFMAGLCGELKKAVEANAGPVAVRQKKAAV
- the pcaC gene encoding 4-carboxymuconolactone decarboxylase, with amino-acid sequence MDEKQRYEAGMQVRRAVLGDAHVDRSLEKLNDFNGEFQEMITRHAWGDIWTRPGLPRHTRSLITIAMLIGMNRNDELKLHLRAAANNGVTREEIKEVIMQSAIYCGIPAANATFHLAESVWDELGVESRQ